The following DNA comes from Anaerostipes rhamnosivorans.
CCGTTGGATATTTTGTTTCCAGAGAAACCACAGCTGCATCCTCAGCATCTTTCAGATCCAGTGTTCCCTTGGTGCCCCCTGTCCCCAAACGATACACATGAACCTTGGCAGCCCCTCCTTCAAAAAGATTCGTTGCCCCTTTTACTGTCCCTCCTACACCATACATTTCCTTGAGTGTATCCTGTTTTGTGTGAATTGTGACAACTCCTACAGGACCAAAATCAGCTTTTACCGGAATTGCAAAAACTCCTGTCATCGCTCCTGCTACAAGCTTTTTATCCTCTGTTGAATACCTTCTGTAAACTCCGGGTCTTACCTTTTCTTCCCCTGCCTGATATGTTCCTCCCATAGTCTAATGTACCTCCTTGCTTTTATAATCATTTACAATTTTCTTTGCTTCTTTTTCTGATGCTTCTTCTAGTCCGGCAAAAGAAAAAGCAGCTCTGATCAGATCCTCAGATGCTGCAAGAACTTCCGGATTGGAAGCAAATTCTTCCATGCTGTATTTTACCTGTGATTTCAATACTATCCCTCCTGAATATCGATATTACGAATTGGTTGCTTCTCCTCTTCCTGCCGAAGGACCCCATACTGGCACTCAATAAAGAACTGCCGGTGCTTCAGTGGGTTCAGAGTATCATTATAATTTACCTTCATAATGTATAAAGGTCCCCCGTCACTCATGGTCAGTGACTTAATACCTGCCAGCTTTTGCGTAATTTCCCGTATCATAGAAAGCTTTTTATACTGCTCTGCTATAATATGGATCCTGATACCGGCAGTGATCCAGGAATTACACCACGTATCTTTATAAGATCCTGGAGCCATGCTTTCCAGACGGCAATAGATCGCTGATTCACTATTTCCTGGTTTCCAAATATCTTCAAGTGGATCTCTGCTGATTATAACCGCATCCTCGAAAGTATTTTTCAGCCAGCTGTTTAATGCAGCCACCGGATCTGGCTCTATCATTTCCTGCTTTGTAAAAAGCATTCCGTTGAATGTGTAGATGGTCTCCTCCACTGATGTTCCACTTTCTAGTACAGCTGGTTCTGTATGACTCCACCTTGTACCCAGAGTTACATCTATCTTTGTAAAAAAGCAACGGTCCAGCGCCGTAAGAATTGGCATTTTGAAATCCAGGGAATTGGTCTGCTGTCCTTTCTTACAAATAACGTGAAGACGGATCCTTTTGCTAAATTCTCTTTCCATTTCTTCCTTTAATTCTACTTCATAGATCATCCTTGGATACGGATCACTTTCCCACAGTTCATCAGAATCATCGGGAGCTCTTTTTTGAAATATTGCCGGCTTTCCATTATATTTTGCCAGAAGCTTAACAAGATCTGCAGAATCTGCTAATCTCTGATAAATTAAATTTTCTATTTTGCACACCTCCTAAAAATACTTTTATCATTACAGCTGTATTACACGACGGGTTGGGAATTCCTTTTTTCATAGAAGAAAACAGGCGGGAAGACCAAATTTCATAGGTGGGATCTCCTGCCTGTTTTCTCTATTATAATGATATCATTCTGCCAGCGGACATTGTGGGCAGATTTTCTGCCTGTCCTCTACCGACAGGGAAAAAATAAAAGAGAGAAATGAGATCCTTTTAAAAATGGATTTTCAATCTTTTAATTTCTATGATAACTATATCATTATCTCAGCGGACATTGTGGGCAAACACCTCATCACAGAATTTCTGGTACTTCCTCGATGCGGTCCTTCTGTCCATCCCCAGTTCTTCCCCTATCTCCTGCCATCCAAGATGATTGATCGAGCGCAGTCTTATGATCAGTCTCAGCTCTGGATCTTCAATTTCCTGTAAAAAACGTTCAATCTCTGCCCTTGTATATAGTAATTTCTTCACTGATATATCGATAAGATTTTTGATCTCTTCTATCCGCACTGCATAGTCAGCAGTCTTATCGCTGACTCCTCCTCCAAAAGGCATACCGG
Coding sequences within:
- a CDS encoding DUF1492 domain-containing protein — protein: MTEKDMGQMYYLNKEIERLNEELNWMECKSMMKSPILTGMPFGGGVSDKTADYAVRIEEIKNLIDISVKKLLYTRAEIERFLQEIEDPELRLIIRLRSINHLGWQEIGEELGMDRRTASRKYQKFCDEVFAHNVR